From Hydra vulgaris chromosome 07, alternate assembly HydraT2T_AEP, a single genomic window includes:
- the LOC100210093 gene encoding protein PF3D7_1417600 isoform X4 produces MVAKMEKFAVEKITDTKVINGMRYYQVEWSRSWEPEDFLMDCPSLIKDFWKNYKESEKCQEIKEEVTQNDYDSIFDSHMAYPGYPENCNSGLIDSENALFSSLQNFHSDENVFQDILEEWKNTKMVESSTLSSSPHKLKRNSSQVNSAKESDDEPIAKSSRRLKRKACVNAMAVISSQLKTDSVDGNDSDTSWKESDSEDLGINKTRDLQSPILLEENTDQAVNSVASLKVNDNRNCVRRSNSVQDTSSIASFPFKLNPNSSVHCSSSSTVVTKVIHDNCSKANLSKCSTSESVDTLPMIKVEVQSPLKMMQSPLNSCSYYSLDQKENEMNLFKPENPVFNNKSDKLLVEKLFEISDSTVEFSEIRSKMPNLQLDHSTSNFNDSSQIGILDQVTTPEVIKSSCIVITDSLSPVKVNVVKTLVATTLTPTNYFTTGTDRPPTTSIEISDENRCDYNSTSTTISLASSSFNTVVFSPVSSSLSTVISNNVTSSISSETFTPVSFITSSSTCSINLNTPTLSSLRLNPSSSNSNSLTSCSLNSSIYSIVNSLSTTLPNISQSSLNSVLFPPVSCLCPSIFPNTLTSSSLNSVLFPPVSSLCSTVFSNTSAVSNQQSLNFSQEQFSCDPRLNRQNDLRVNQSLQSDVSAAQFSDMSAAQFSDMSAALKLQQAKLLQMQLLQTMNETATNIQLLNSTNLSNNLQNQITAPNITHLLQNIQNINLFNQQSPFMFQNIPRVNMNLPQMPSMPQTRNPFNQNNYENARNQLLFQRQTFLQNSRHVDQSRLPSSQNFQLNVNRLGTNSYPKIVDFFSSQNSNISKDCEPLRPVNSLPLQFKNNASQGVNHNISLDANRVTSSDTCNNNIVSGHSMMAPVMHDNSIPMRSNSSVVSGHSIPMRSNSSNRLFNPINNNLLNNFTQSKTVGNIDSFMGLNVQNGVGVSSVQNRYPVDVNLTLQNNNLFNDTTRNDLTRFSDRTINLETLLTRNLQASNQNGKNTLHYIAENFVKRSVASNSQIETVSSTSYKSNNQPLSASYGHRDNLSQMPTSGALHLLLNNASSQIKTAISHSNQKEADNHLATSLPKPSIQYRIHPFLVKDKTKEVITIEDDSFEDNTSNNKEIELVNLKNAIKERFSTQSLMVIANDITAIVSEKRKSLHETYCQVKLELEQVQAERKKNCSALTLREESLKKRLIEIVSKAKNTGCEVVQEVLKKALSKKFNLNEIGSNYSTAFSILRDLIGSWGFPITTEYINKNHFADNYIFEYPK; encoded by the exons aatGGTATGAGGTATTACCAAGTTGAATGGTCACGAAGTTGGGAACCAGAAGATTTTTTAATGGATTGTCCATCTCTTattaaagacttttggaaaaattacaaagaaagtGAG aaatgtcaagagatCAAAGAAGAAGTTACTCAGAATGATTATGACTCTATATTTGATTCTCATATGGCATACCCTGGATATCCAGAAAACTGTAACTCTGGTTTAATCGATTCTGAAAATGCTTTGTTTTCatctttacaaaattttcatagtGATGAAAATGTGTTTCAGGATATTTTAGAAGAGTGGAAAAATACTAAAATGGTAGAATCATCAACACTAAGTTCAAGCCCTCATAAACTAAAGCGAAACAGTTCACAAGTTAACAGTGCCAAAGAAAGTGACGATGAACCAATTGCAAAGTCATCAAGACGTTTAAAGCGCAAAGCTTGTGTAAATGCAATGGCTGTTATTTCTTCACAATTAAAAACAGATAGTGTGGATGGCAATGATTCAGATACATCCTGGAAAGAAAGCGATTCTGAGGATTTGGGTATTAATAAAACTAGAGATTTACAGAGTCCTATACTTTTAGAAGAAAACACTGATCAAGCTGTAAATAGTGTAGCATCTTTGAAAGTAAATGACAATCGTAATTGTGTGAGAAGATCAAATTCTGTCCAAGATACATCATCTATTGCATCATTTCCTTTTAAACTTAATCCGAATTCATCGGTTCATTGCTCATCTTCATCAACTGTAGTTACAAAAGTTATTCATGATAATTGTAGTAAGGCAAATCTATCAAAGTGTTCTACTTCTGAGAGTGTTGATACTCTGCCAATGATTAAAGTTGAAGTGCAATCACCGCTAAAGATGATGCAATCACCGTTAAACTCATGCAGTTATTATAGTTTAGATCAAAAAGAGAATGAAATGAATCTTTTTAAACCTGAAAATCcagtttttaataacaaatctGATAAACTTTTAGtagaaaaattgtttgaaatatcAGATTCAACAGTCGAATTTTCAGAAATACGTTCTAAAATGCCGAATCTTCAACTCGATCATTCAACATCTAATTTTAATGACTCAAGTCAGATTGGTATACTTGATCAAGTTACAACTCCAGAAGTTATCAAAAGCAGCTGCATTGTTATAACAGACAGTTTATCACCAGTAAAAGtaaatgttgttaaaacattagttGCTACAACACTAACACCCACCAATTACTTCACAACCGGCACCGATAGACCACCAACTACTTCAATTGAAATTAGTGATGAAAATAGATGCGATTATAATTCAACTTCTACTACTATTTCACTTGCTAGTTCATCATTTAACACTGTTGTATTTTCACCTGTTAGTTCTTCATTGTCGACTGTTATTTCAAATAATGTAACATCTTCCATAAGCTCAGAAACATTTACTCCTGTTAGTTTTATAACTTCATCTTCAACTTGTTCCATTAACCTAAATACTCCTACTTTGTCCTCCTTAAGGTTGAATCCTTCATCATCAAACTCAAATAGTTTAACATCCTGCTCCTTAAATTCTTCCATATATTCTATTGTCAATTCATTATCAACTACTTTACCAAATATCTCTCAGTCTTCCTTAAATTCTGTTCTCTTTCCTCCTGTTAGTTGTTTGTGTCCTAGTATCTTTCCCAATACACTCACTTCTTCTTCTTTGAATTCTGTTTTATTTCCTCCTGTAAGTTCTTTATGTTCCactgttttttcaaatacttctGCTGTATCAAAtcaacaaagtttaaatttcaGTCAAGAACAGTTTTCATGTGATCCCAGATTGAATAGGCAGAATGATTTAAGAGTTAACCAAAGTTTGCAGAGTGATGTCTCAGCCGCACAGTTTTCCGATATGTCTGCTGCACAGTTTTCTGATATGTCAGCAGCACTGAAACTACAACAAGCAAAATTATTACAAATGCAACTGTTACAAACAATGAACGAAACAGCAACTAATATTCAACTGTTAAATTCAACTAATTTATCAAACAatcttcaaaatcaaataactGCTCCAAACATCACACacttattacaaaatattcaaaacataaatctttttaaccAACAAAGTCCttttatgtttcaaaatatACCTCGTGTAAATATGAATCTGCCTCAAATGCCCTCAATGCCTCAAACAAGAAATCCGtttaatcaaaacaattatGAGAATGCTCGTAATCAGTTGCTTTTTCAGCGTCAAACGTTTCTTCAAAATTCACGGCATGTAGATCAAAGCCGGCTACCGTCAAGTCAAAATTTTCAACTAAATGTTAATAGGTTAGGAACTAATTCCTATCCTAAAATCgttgatttttttagttctcAAAACTCTAATATAAGTAAAGATTGTGAACCATTACGTCCCGTTAACAGTTTACctttacagtttaaaaataatgcatcGCAGGGAGTAAATCATAACATATCGTTGGATGCTAATCGTGTCACATCATCAGATACTTGTAATAACAATATAGTTTCCGGTCATAGCATGATGGCTCCGGTCATGCATGATAATAGCATACCAATGAGATCAAATTCAAGTGTAGTTTCCGGTCATAGCATACCAATGAGATCAAATTCAAGTAATAGACTTTTCAAcccaataaacaataatttgctaaataatttCACACAATCTAAAACAGTTGGGAATATTGATTCCTTTATGGGTCTCAACGTACAAAATGGGGTTGGGGTTTCCAGCGTACAAAACAGGTATCCAGTTGATGTTAATTTGACAttgcaaaataacaatttatttaacgATACAACACGGAACGACTTAACGCGGTTTTCAGATCGAACAATTAACTTAGAAACTTTACTGACAAGAAACTTGCAAGCATCAAATCAAAAtggtaaaaatacattacactATATTGCAGAAAACTTCGTTAAACGAAGTGTAGCTTCAAACTCACAAATAGAAACAGTTTCTTCAACTAGTTATAAATCTAACAACCAACCATTGTCAGCAAGTTATGGACATCGCGATAACTTAAGTCAAATGCCTACTTCTGGAGCGCTGCATCTATTGCTTAACAACGCGTCATCGCAAATTAAAACTGCAATATCTCATTCTAATCAAAAAGAAGCGGATAATCACCTAGCAACTTCATTACCAAAACCTTCGATCCAATATCGCATTCATCCTTTTTTAGTTAAGGATAAAACTAAAGAAGTAATAACTATAGAAGATGACTCATTTGAAGATAATACCAGTAATAACAAGGAAATTGagttggtaaatttaaaaaatgcgatTAAAGAGCGTTTCTCAACACAGAGCTTGATGGTTATAGCAAACGACATTACGGCTATAGTTTCTGAGAAACGGAAAAGTTTGCATGAAACATATTGTCAAGTGAAGTTAGAGCTTGAACAAGTCCAagctgaaagaaaaaaaaattgttctgcACTCACCTTAAGAGaagaaagcttaaaaaaaagactaattGAAATAGTAAGCAAAGCAAAAAATACAGGTTGTGAAGTAGTACAAGAGGTTCTAAAAAAAGCTCTCTCCAAAAAGTTTAATCTAAACGAGATAGGAAGCAACTATAGTACCGCTTTTAGCATTTTACGTGATTTAATCGGCAGCTGGGGATTTCCGATAACAACTgagtatataaacaaaaatcattttgccgacaattatatatttgaatatccgaaataa
- the LOC100210093 gene encoding protein PF3D7_1417600 isoform X3, giving the protein MVAKMEKFAVEKITDTKVINGMRYYQVEWSRSWEPEDFLMDCPSLIKDFWKNYKESEVSEKCQEIKEEVTQNDYDSIFDSHMAYPGYPENCNSGLIDSENALFSSLQNFHSDENVFQDILEEWKNTKMVESSTLSSSPHKLKRNSSQVNSAKESDDEPIAKSSRRLKRKACVNAMAVISSQLKTDSVDGNDSDTSWKESDSEDLGINKTRDLQSPILLEENTDQAVNSVASLKVNDNRNCVRRSNSVQDTSSIASFPFKLNPNSSVHCSSSSTVVTKVIHDNCSKANLSKCSTSESVDTLPMIKVEVQSPLKMMQSPLNSCSYYSLDQKENEMNLFKPENPVFNNKSDKLLVEKLFEISDSTVEFSEIRSKMPNLQLDHSTSNFNDSSQIGILDQVTTPEVIKSSCIVITDSLSPVKVNVVKTLVATTLTPTNYFTTGTDRPPTTSIEISDENRCDYNSTSTTISLASSSFNTVVFSPVSSSLSTVISNNVTSSISSETFTPVSFITSSSTCSINLNTPTLSSLRLNPSSSNSNSLTSCSLNSSIYSIVNSLSTTLPNISQSSLNSVLFPPVSCLCPSIFPNTLTSSSLNSVLFPPVSSLCSTVFSNTSAVSNQQSLNFSQEQFSCDPRLNRQNDLRVNQSLQSDVSAAQFSDMSAAQFSDMSAALKLQQAKLLQMQLLQTMNETATNIQLLNSTNLSNNLQNQITAPNITHLLQNIQNINLFNQQSPFMFQNIPRVNMNLPQMPSMPQTRNPFNQNNYENARNQLLFQRQTFLQNSRHVDQSRLPSSQNFQLNVNRLGTNSYPKIVDFFSSQNSNISKDCEPLRPVNSLPLQFKNNASQGVNHNISLDANRVTSSDTCNNNIVSGHSMMAPVMHDNSIPMRSNSSVVSGHSIPMRSNSSNRLFNPINNNLLNNFTQSKTVGNIDSFMGLNVQNGVGVSSVQNRYPVDVNLTLQNNNLFNDTTRNDLTRFSDRTINLETLLTRNLQASNQNGKNTLHYIAENFVKRSVASNSQIETVSSTSYKSNNQPLSASYGHRDNLSQMPTSGALHLLLNNASSQIKTAISHSNQKEADNHLATSLPKPSIQYRIHPFLVKDKTKEVITIEDDSFEDNTSNNKEIELVNLKNAIKERFSTQSLMVIANDITAIVSEKRKSLHETYCQVKLELEQVQAERKKNCSALTLREESLKKRLIEIVSKAKNTGCEVVQEVLKKALSKKFNLNEIGSNYSTAFSILRDLIGSWGFPITTEYINKNHFADNYIFEYPK; this is encoded by the exons aatGGTATGAGGTATTACCAAGTTGAATGGTCACGAAGTTGGGAACCAGAAGATTTTTTAATGGATTGTCCATCTCTTattaaagacttttggaaaaattacaaagaaagtGAGGTGAGTGag aaatgtcaagagatCAAAGAAGAAGTTACTCAGAATGATTATGACTCTATATTTGATTCTCATATGGCATACCCTGGATATCCAGAAAACTGTAACTCTGGTTTAATCGATTCTGAAAATGCTTTGTTTTCatctttacaaaattttcatagtGATGAAAATGTGTTTCAGGATATTTTAGAAGAGTGGAAAAATACTAAAATGGTAGAATCATCAACACTAAGTTCAAGCCCTCATAAACTAAAGCGAAACAGTTCACAAGTTAACAGTGCCAAAGAAAGTGACGATGAACCAATTGCAAAGTCATCAAGACGTTTAAAGCGCAAAGCTTGTGTAAATGCAATGGCTGTTATTTCTTCACAATTAAAAACAGATAGTGTGGATGGCAATGATTCAGATACATCCTGGAAAGAAAGCGATTCTGAGGATTTGGGTATTAATAAAACTAGAGATTTACAGAGTCCTATACTTTTAGAAGAAAACACTGATCAAGCTGTAAATAGTGTAGCATCTTTGAAAGTAAATGACAATCGTAATTGTGTGAGAAGATCAAATTCTGTCCAAGATACATCATCTATTGCATCATTTCCTTTTAAACTTAATCCGAATTCATCGGTTCATTGCTCATCTTCATCAACTGTAGTTACAAAAGTTATTCATGATAATTGTAGTAAGGCAAATCTATCAAAGTGTTCTACTTCTGAGAGTGTTGATACTCTGCCAATGATTAAAGTTGAAGTGCAATCACCGCTAAAGATGATGCAATCACCGTTAAACTCATGCAGTTATTATAGTTTAGATCAAAAAGAGAATGAAATGAATCTTTTTAAACCTGAAAATCcagtttttaataacaaatctGATAAACTTTTAGtagaaaaattgtttgaaatatcAGATTCAACAGTCGAATTTTCAGAAATACGTTCTAAAATGCCGAATCTTCAACTCGATCATTCAACATCTAATTTTAATGACTCAAGTCAGATTGGTATACTTGATCAAGTTACAACTCCAGAAGTTATCAAAAGCAGCTGCATTGTTATAACAGACAGTTTATCACCAGTAAAAGtaaatgttgttaaaacattagttGCTACAACACTAACACCCACCAATTACTTCACAACCGGCACCGATAGACCACCAACTACTTCAATTGAAATTAGTGATGAAAATAGATGCGATTATAATTCAACTTCTACTACTATTTCACTTGCTAGTTCATCATTTAACACTGTTGTATTTTCACCTGTTAGTTCTTCATTGTCGACTGTTATTTCAAATAATGTAACATCTTCCATAAGCTCAGAAACATTTACTCCTGTTAGTTTTATAACTTCATCTTCAACTTGTTCCATTAACCTAAATACTCCTACTTTGTCCTCCTTAAGGTTGAATCCTTCATCATCAAACTCAAATAGTTTAACATCCTGCTCCTTAAATTCTTCCATATATTCTATTGTCAATTCATTATCAACTACTTTACCAAATATCTCTCAGTCTTCCTTAAATTCTGTTCTCTTTCCTCCTGTTAGTTGTTTGTGTCCTAGTATCTTTCCCAATACACTCACTTCTTCTTCTTTGAATTCTGTTTTATTTCCTCCTGTAAGTTCTTTATGTTCCactgttttttcaaatacttctGCTGTATCAAAtcaacaaagtttaaatttcaGTCAAGAACAGTTTTCATGTGATCCCAGATTGAATAGGCAGAATGATTTAAGAGTTAACCAAAGTTTGCAGAGTGATGTCTCAGCCGCACAGTTTTCCGATATGTCTGCTGCACAGTTTTCTGATATGTCAGCAGCACTGAAACTACAACAAGCAAAATTATTACAAATGCAACTGTTACAAACAATGAACGAAACAGCAACTAATATTCAACTGTTAAATTCAACTAATTTATCAAACAatcttcaaaatcaaataactGCTCCAAACATCACACacttattacaaaatattcaaaacataaatctttttaaccAACAAAGTCCttttatgtttcaaaatatACCTCGTGTAAATATGAATCTGCCTCAAATGCCCTCAATGCCTCAAACAAGAAATCCGtttaatcaaaacaattatGAGAATGCTCGTAATCAGTTGCTTTTTCAGCGTCAAACGTTTCTTCAAAATTCACGGCATGTAGATCAAAGCCGGCTACCGTCAAGTCAAAATTTTCAACTAAATGTTAATAGGTTAGGAACTAATTCCTATCCTAAAATCgttgatttttttagttctcAAAACTCTAATATAAGTAAAGATTGTGAACCATTACGTCCCGTTAACAGTTTACctttacagtttaaaaataatgcatcGCAGGGAGTAAATCATAACATATCGTTGGATGCTAATCGTGTCACATCATCAGATACTTGTAATAACAATATAGTTTCCGGTCATAGCATGATGGCTCCGGTCATGCATGATAATAGCATACCAATGAGATCAAATTCAAGTGTAGTTTCCGGTCATAGCATACCAATGAGATCAAATTCAAGTAATAGACTTTTCAAcccaataaacaataatttgctaaataatttCACACAATCTAAAACAGTTGGGAATATTGATTCCTTTATGGGTCTCAACGTACAAAATGGGGTTGGGGTTTCCAGCGTACAAAACAGGTATCCAGTTGATGTTAATTTGACAttgcaaaataacaatttatttaacgATACAACACGGAACGACTTAACGCGGTTTTCAGATCGAACAATTAACTTAGAAACTTTACTGACAAGAAACTTGCAAGCATCAAATCAAAAtggtaaaaatacattacactATATTGCAGAAAACTTCGTTAAACGAAGTGTAGCTTCAAACTCACAAATAGAAACAGTTTCTTCAACTAGTTATAAATCTAACAACCAACCATTGTCAGCAAGTTATGGACATCGCGATAACTTAAGTCAAATGCCTACTTCTGGAGCGCTGCATCTATTGCTTAACAACGCGTCATCGCAAATTAAAACTGCAATATCTCATTCTAATCAAAAAGAAGCGGATAATCACCTAGCAACTTCATTACCAAAACCTTCGATCCAATATCGCATTCATCCTTTTTTAGTTAAGGATAAAACTAAAGAAGTAATAACTATAGAAGATGACTCATTTGAAGATAATACCAGTAATAACAAGGAAATTGagttggtaaatttaaaaaatgcgatTAAAGAGCGTTTCTCAACACAGAGCTTGATGGTTATAGCAAACGACATTACGGCTATAGTTTCTGAGAAACGGAAAAGTTTGCATGAAACATATTGTCAAGTGAAGTTAGAGCTTGAACAAGTCCAagctgaaagaaaaaaaaattgttctgcACTCACCTTAAGAGaagaaagcttaaaaaaaagactaattGAAATAGTAAGCAAAGCAAAAAATACAGGTTGTGAAGTAGTACAAGAGGTTCTAAAAAAAGCTCTCTCCAAAAAGTTTAATCTAAACGAGATAGGAAGCAACTATAGTACCGCTTTTAGCATTTTACGTGATTTAATCGGCAGCTGGGGATTTCCGATAACAACTgagtatataaacaaaaatcattttgccgacaattatatatttgaatatccgaaataa
- the LOC100210093 gene encoding protein PF3D7_1417600 isoform X6: MRYYQVEWSRSWEPEDFLMDCPSLIKDFWKNYKESEKCQEIKEEVTQNDYDSIFDSHMAYPGYPENCNSGLIDSENALFSSLQNFHSDENVFQDILEEWKNTKMVESSTLSSSPHKLKRNSSQVNSAKESDDEPIAKSSRRLKRKACVNAMAVISSQLKTDSVDGNDSDTSWKESDSEDLGINKTRDLQSPILLEENTDQAVNSVASLKVNDNRNCVRRSNSVQDTSSIASFPFKLNPNSSVHCSSSSTVVTKVIHDNCSKANLSKCSTSESVDTLPMIKVEVQSPLKMMQSPLNSCSYYSLDQKENEMNLFKPENPVFNNKSDKLLVEKLFEISDSTVEFSEIRSKMPNLQLDHSTSNFNDSSQIGILDQVTTPEVIKSSCIVITDSLSPVKVNVVKTLVATTLTPTNYFTTGTDRPPTTSIEISDENRCDYNSTSTTISLASSSFNTVVFSPVSSSLSTVISNNVTSSISSETFTPVSFITSSSTCSINLNTPTLSSLRLNPSSSNSNSLTSCSLNSSIYSIVNSLSTTLPNISQSSLNSVLFPPVSCLCPSIFPNTLTSSSLNSVLFPPVSSLCSTVFSNTSAVSNQQSLNFSQEQFSCDPRLNRQNDLRVNQSLQSDVSAAQFSDMSAAQFSDMSAALKLQQAKLLQMQLLQTMNETATNIQLLNSTNLSNNLQNQITAPNITHLLQNIQNINLFNQQSPFMFQNIPRVNMNLPQMPSMPQTRNPFNQNNYENARNQLLFQRQTFLQNSRHVDQSRLPSSQNFQLNVNRLGTNSYPKIVDFFSSQNSNISKDCEPLRPVNSLPLQFKNNASQGVNHNISLDANRVTSSDTCNNNIVSGHSMMAPVMHDNSIPMRSNSSVVSGHSIPMRSNSSNRLFNPINNNLLNNFTQSKTVGNIDSFMGLNVQNGVGVSSVQNRYPVDVNLTLQNNNLFNDTTRNDLTRFSDRTINLETLLTRNLQASNQNGKNTLHYIAENFVKRSVASNSQIETVSSTSYKSNNQPLSASYGHRDNLSQMPTSGALHLLLNNASSQIKTAISHSNQKEADNHLATSLPKPSIQYRIHPFLVKDKTKEVITIEDDSFEDNTSNNKEIELVNLKNAIKERFSTQSLMVIANDITAIVSEKRKSLHETYCQVKLELEQVQAERKKNCSALTLREESLKKRLIEIVSKAKNTGCEVVQEVLKKALSKKFNLNEIGSNYSTAFSILRDLIGSWGFPITTEYINKNHFADNYIFEYPK, translated from the exons ATGAGGTATTACCAAGTTGAATGGTCACGAAGTTGGGAACCAGAAGATTTTTTAATGGATTGTCCATCTCTTattaaagacttttggaaaaattacaaagaaagtGAG aaatgtcaagagatCAAAGAAGAAGTTACTCAGAATGATTATGACTCTATATTTGATTCTCATATGGCATACCCTGGATATCCAGAAAACTGTAACTCTGGTTTAATCGATTCTGAAAATGCTTTGTTTTCatctttacaaaattttcatagtGATGAAAATGTGTTTCAGGATATTTTAGAAGAGTGGAAAAATACTAAAATGGTAGAATCATCAACACTAAGTTCAAGCCCTCATAAACTAAAGCGAAACAGTTCACAAGTTAACAGTGCCAAAGAAAGTGACGATGAACCAATTGCAAAGTCATCAAGACGTTTAAAGCGCAAAGCTTGTGTAAATGCAATGGCTGTTATTTCTTCACAATTAAAAACAGATAGTGTGGATGGCAATGATTCAGATACATCCTGGAAAGAAAGCGATTCTGAGGATTTGGGTATTAATAAAACTAGAGATTTACAGAGTCCTATACTTTTAGAAGAAAACACTGATCAAGCTGTAAATAGTGTAGCATCTTTGAAAGTAAATGACAATCGTAATTGTGTGAGAAGATCAAATTCTGTCCAAGATACATCATCTATTGCATCATTTCCTTTTAAACTTAATCCGAATTCATCGGTTCATTGCTCATCTTCATCAACTGTAGTTACAAAAGTTATTCATGATAATTGTAGTAAGGCAAATCTATCAAAGTGTTCTACTTCTGAGAGTGTTGATACTCTGCCAATGATTAAAGTTGAAGTGCAATCACCGCTAAAGATGATGCAATCACCGTTAAACTCATGCAGTTATTATAGTTTAGATCAAAAAGAGAATGAAATGAATCTTTTTAAACCTGAAAATCcagtttttaataacaaatctGATAAACTTTTAGtagaaaaattgtttgaaatatcAGATTCAACAGTCGAATTTTCAGAAATACGTTCTAAAATGCCGAATCTTCAACTCGATCATTCAACATCTAATTTTAATGACTCAAGTCAGATTGGTATACTTGATCAAGTTACAACTCCAGAAGTTATCAAAAGCAGCTGCATTGTTATAACAGACAGTTTATCACCAGTAAAAGtaaatgttgttaaaacattagttGCTACAACACTAACACCCACCAATTACTTCACAACCGGCACCGATAGACCACCAACTACTTCAATTGAAATTAGTGATGAAAATAGATGCGATTATAATTCAACTTCTACTACTATTTCACTTGCTAGTTCATCATTTAACACTGTTGTATTTTCACCTGTTAGTTCTTCATTGTCGACTGTTATTTCAAATAATGTAACATCTTCCATAAGCTCAGAAACATTTACTCCTGTTAGTTTTATAACTTCATCTTCAACTTGTTCCATTAACCTAAATACTCCTACTTTGTCCTCCTTAAGGTTGAATCCTTCATCATCAAACTCAAATAGTTTAACATCCTGCTCCTTAAATTCTTCCATATATTCTATTGTCAATTCATTATCAACTACTTTACCAAATATCTCTCAGTCTTCCTTAAATTCTGTTCTCTTTCCTCCTGTTAGTTGTTTGTGTCCTAGTATCTTTCCCAATACACTCACTTCTTCTTCTTTGAATTCTGTTTTATTTCCTCCTGTAAGTTCTTTATGTTCCactgttttttcaaatacttctGCTGTATCAAAtcaacaaagtttaaatttcaGTCAAGAACAGTTTTCATGTGATCCCAGATTGAATAGGCAGAATGATTTAAGAGTTAACCAAAGTTTGCAGAGTGATGTCTCAGCCGCACAGTTTTCCGATATGTCTGCTGCACAGTTTTCTGATATGTCAGCAGCACTGAAACTACAACAAGCAAAATTATTACAAATGCAACTGTTACAAACAATGAACGAAACAGCAACTAATATTCAACTGTTAAATTCAACTAATTTATCAAACAatcttcaaaatcaaataactGCTCCAAACATCACACacttattacaaaatattcaaaacataaatctttttaaccAACAAAGTCCttttatgtttcaaaatatACCTCGTGTAAATATGAATCTGCCTCAAATGCCCTCAATGCCTCAAACAAGAAATCCGtttaatcaaaacaattatGAGAATGCTCGTAATCAGTTGCTTTTTCAGCGTCAAACGTTTCTTCAAAATTCACGGCATGTAGATCAAAGCCGGCTACCGTCAAGTCAAAATTTTCAACTAAATGTTAATAGGTTAGGAACTAATTCCTATCCTAAAATCgttgatttttttagttctcAAAACTCTAATATAAGTAAAGATTGTGAACCATTACGTCCCGTTAACAGTTTACctttacagtttaaaaataatgcatcGCAGGGAGTAAATCATAACATATCGTTGGATGCTAATCGTGTCACATCATCAGATACTTGTAATAACAATATAGTTTCCGGTCATAGCATGATGGCTCCGGTCATGCATGATAATAGCATACCAATGAGATCAAATTCAAGTGTAGTTTCCGGTCATAGCATACCAATGAGATCAAATTCAAGTAATAGACTTTTCAAcccaataaacaataatttgctaaataatttCACACAATCTAAAACAGTTGGGAATATTGATTCCTTTATGGGTCTCAACGTACAAAATGGGGTTGGGGTTTCCAGCGTACAAAACAGGTATCCAGTTGATGTTAATTTGACAttgcaaaataacaatttatttaacgATACAACACGGAACGACTTAACGCGGTTTTCAGATCGAACAATTAACTTAGAAACTTTACTGACAAGAAACTTGCAAGCATCAAATCAAAAtggtaaaaatacattacactATATTGCAGAAAACTTCGTTAAACGAAGTGTAGCTTCAAACTCACAAATAGAAACAGTTTCTTCAACTAGTTATAAATCTAACAACCAACCATTGTCAGCAAGTTATGGACATCGCGATAACTTAAGTCAAATGCCTACTTCTGGAGCGCTGCATCTATTGCTTAACAACGCGTCATCGCAAATTAAAACTGCAATATCTCATTCTAATCAAAAAGAAGCGGATAATCACCTAGCAACTTCATTACCAAAACCTTCGATCCAATATCGCATTCATCCTTTTTTAGTTAAGGATAAAACTAAAGAAGTAATAACTATAGAAGATGACTCATTTGAAGATAATACCAGTAATAACAAGGAAATTGagttggtaaatttaaaaaatgcgatTAAAGAGCGTTTCTCAACACAGAGCTTGATGGTTATAGCAAACGACATTACGGCTATAGTTTCTGAGAAACGGAAAAGTTTGCATGAAACATATTGTCAAGTGAAGTTAGAGCTTGAACAAGTCCAagctgaaagaaaaaaaaattgttctgcACTCACCTTAAGAGaagaaagcttaaaaaaaagactaattGAAATAGTAAGCAAAGCAAAAAATACAGGTTGTGAAGTAGTACAAGAGGTTCTAAAAAAAGCTCTCTCCAAAAAGTTTAATCTAAACGAGATAGGAAGCAACTATAGTACCGCTTTTAGCATTTTACGTGATTTAATCGGCAGCTGGGGATTTCCGATAACAACTgagtatataaacaaaaatcattttgccgacaattatatatttgaatatccgaaataa